TTCAACACGAAACGAAGTTTTTCTTTGATCGTTTCTGGTGGTTTTCCATAACGAAGGATGTACGTGAAAAGATCCAACAAGTCTGATTCTTTCAACGTCCCCTTCGCGATTTGATCTTTTGCAAGCTCAAGAAGAATACCTTTAAACGCCGGGAAGGCATTTAACGACTCACCGGTCGAAATGAAACCATCTTTGTTTTTATCAAAGCGCGCAAAAACCATCTCAATATATTGCATCACGTGCGGAGCCAAAGAGATGTCTTCCATCTTCGCCATGTTCTGATCATTCGGAACATAACCCGCAGCTTTAAAGACGTTATTCATGTAAATAGCCCACTCGTCTTTCGAAGCGGCCTTCATGAATTTCAAATACTCCGGCGTGGCCGTCATATTTTTCGGCATAGAATCTTTGTAAGCAGCGCGAGCACAACTCAAACCCACCAGAGAATCGTTTGTCACTTTCTCGCCGTGCTTAAAGCAAACGCGCACAAGATCTTCACGCAACATCGTATTGATGTTCACGCCCGACCAGATCATCGCAACAAGGTCTGTCACTTCAGCGTAAGAGGCCAAGGTATTTCCATCTGAATGCGGAACAAAGATATTCGCTTCACGGAAACGCGAAGATGCGAAGGTCACGTTCTTCGGCTCAATCAATCCCATTTCCACGAGGACCGGCTTCAAAGTAAAGAAAGCCGACTGAACTTCATCAAGGATGGCTCCTTTGTACGTCGCTACACGCTCTTTATCGTTCACAAAAGAACGAAGAAGAAGTCTTGTGATGCCTCTATAAAGATTCATCTGACGAAGAGTGTGCTTTGTATAAACTTGCTCAAACTTGTTCGAGATAATAACGCGGCTTTCACTGTCTAAAGTGATTGGCACAGGAGTGTCCACCGATAAAAGGAACTCACCCAAGCCCGCTTGCAATGGTTCTGTTGCGGTATCGGCTTTTTTAGCGTTCTTTAAAACATCGCTCAGTGCTTTCGCATTAAGGCCGTCTTCTGGCTTCCAGTTTTCAGTCAGTGTTGCAATAAAGAGTTCCGAGTCCAACCACACTTGCAGTTCATGGCGGATGACCTCAATCGAAGCCAAGTTCAGAGCATTAGGAACGTAACCATCAATGCGTTGGTTTGGGTTCACAAAGATATTATTAAGCACCACACCCAAAACTTGATCGAGCGATTCGGCTTTCAAACCCTTTGGCAGAACTTCTAGCTTAATTAAGTGCTCTGCAATTTTATTAAGTTCAGCGCGAGTGAACTGGCTCTCTTTTTTCGCAATCAAAAGATCTCGCAAGATGTTCAAACTTTGATTTGAGAGCACTGACAAGTAGCTGACCGTGAGCGGCTGCTCCATAGGTTTTTCTTTTACGAAATAGTCATAATACAGGAAATCCGAATAGAATCTGGCAGCAAAACCTAAAAGAACGCTCCAGTTGCCTTTGCGCAAAGAAGAGTCATTTCCGCCCAGGATCATGTTCTTCACATCGATCACCATTGGCAGATACTTTTTCACTTGTTCTTCGTAGCCCACTTCTTTCGGTGGATACAAAAGCTCCACTTCGTGAATCAGGCTTGTGAGATCCTTAAGATCATAAGCGCCTTCAAACAACACACCGGCTTCGCGAACTGTCGCCTCCAAAACAAACTGAGACTCCATGAAAAGCTTTTGTGCTTCCTCAGGTTCGTAAATCTCTGGTTCCCACTCACGGCCATAGATAGAATAATAAGGAAGGAAACGCTCTACTAAGATTTTAATCCGGCTGACTTTTAAGCGGGCCGTTTCAAAGTCAGTCGTTGTGAAAGAGTCCACACTGCCGCCAAAGAAAAGCTGCTTTACTTTCATCGCTTCAAAAACAAGTTTGTTTGAAACTTTGAAGTCCGGCCATACCACTTGCAATGTTTTAAGGAGTTCCGTCACTTCATCACGGGAAACAACACCTTCAGGTTTTTCTGCAACCAGATCTTGGAATACGGACAAGACATCTTCCACCGTGCGAGAAAGATAAGAAAGGCGATAGCCAGTTCCCGTTTCAGGGACAGATTTAATGAAGTAATAATAACGAAGATACTGAACGTAACCGCGGGCACCCAATAAAGAAAAACGACGCCATTCATTCGGTGTAATCGTGTTCTCATCACCACCGGCCAAAGCTTTTTTTACTTTTTGGACAACCGGCATGTACTTCATGATTGTTTTCGGGAATTCCCAGCTCTCACCAAAGAAAGAACTCATTTCTTCCATCAATGAAACGAAGTCAGAAAGCTTATAACCCTGCCCGTTTTTCTCAATCAACGAAGCCAAAGTGCGAGCGGCATTTTGAACTTCTTTATTCGCATCTTCGAAATAGCGAACATCGAGTTGCAACTTGTTTGAATCCGTCACCGCCCAATTGAGCGACAAGACTTTCATATACGGATTCAGGGCCACCGTCATTTCACGGAAGTTTTTAAACAAGACAATCAATTTATCGATTTCAGAGCGAGTGATGTAATCAGGACTTCCACCAACGAAGACCTGCTTAAGCTTCATAAATTCTGTCTGCAAGCCGACAGTGATTTTAGGATTTTGTTTTGGATCAAGAAAGTTTTTTTCTAAGAATGTCGCGAGTTCCTGAGGAGTGTAACGATCCGCTGCACGTCCACGCACGTAGCGCTTAAATTTTTCAACCGCACTCGTCGCGCAATCCCAGCTTCTTTCAACGTCTTCTTTTTTTGCATTCCCGACGATGAAGTCCTTCACAACGGGATTCATCTCCGAAAGACATTGAGTGCCACTGAATTCCTGGCTCTCTGGCGGAGGTGGTTCCTCGCCGAGTTTCGAGTCACAGCCCGAAAGAACTCCCGCCGATAAAATGCAAAAAGAGAGTGCTGCGAAGCCTCTCTTTAAATCAGTCTTAGAAAACATAAGTCATGCCTCCGTAGACCCTGTCATTGGCGCGATATTGATTGAGAAAACTTGAGGGATTGTAGGACTCATCCTGCACCCCTAAAATATCGCCGCCCATAACAACGGCCCACTTTTGACTCGGATAATAGAGGAACTCTGTATTAAGCAAAGAGCCTCTTTGATCGTAGTCGTATAGATACTTGAATCTTGTTACGAAAGGACGGCGGAAGAAGCTTGCAAGCTGGCCTTCCACACGAAACGAAAGCGCGTTCGTGAATTTCAAACGCTGGTCAAACAATGTGAAATCGTCAGGACTTCCATTTGAAAGAACGTCTTTAATACCGCCGCCATCGACTTTCAAATACTCCAACTGAAACGCCAAAGTTTTTGTAAAGATATTGGCTAAGGAGAAATCAAACGCCGCCGAATAGGCTTTGATCGGTTTCAAACTTTGAATGGACCAATCCACCTCAGGAAGTTTTTCTTTCGGTTCATCTTGCAAGTAAGACAACGAAGCTTTGAGATTTGAGAAAGCGTAACCGATATCCAAAGAATAGATGCCGTGATAACCTACATCTGGAGACACCGTCACATCCACTTTATCTTCAGAAACGTCTTTAAAGTTTTTACGTTTTAAAATCAGCTCATTCACTGGCATGTAACCGGCACTAGCCACAATCCACGGGCCGTTTTCCTTGTTACCCAAGCGCCCCATAAAGCCAACCCCGCCATTGCCGACAAGCTTCGCCATATCAGGGATGTCCAATTCGTAGCTGATGGTATTAATGTGGTTGTTGAAATCGTAATTGCGTGAAGGGGCGCGATACCAACGGCTGTCAGAAACAAGGCCGCCACCCTCTTCGCGGATATCAGGTCCCATGCTCGGAATAAACACAGGGGTTGCAAAGCCCAGGATCTCCCAGCCTTGCGTGTTGTAGTCGACAAAAAGCCCCGTTAAACCTTGTTCTTCCGGACGAAGAGTGTCGATGGCAAACTTCGGCTGCCACAGGCCCAATTGCCAACGGCGATCCATCTCACTCCAGTCCTTCTTTTTACGCCCTAAGAAGGTTTTAAAGGGCGTATTGCCATGCGAAGCGAGATAGGCCTCATGCACGACGAAGTGAGATTGCCCACGAGAGAAAAACGTACCGCCTGAAATATCCGCGGCCATGTCGATCCAAGAAGTTTCTTTAAGAGCGGACAAGCGAGCTGAAAGAAGTTGGCTAAAGGAAAGTTGTGGAGATTCTGGGATTGGAGTGAAGTATTGCATTCCCTCCATGCGGATTTGTCCATAGACCTGCGCTGGCGAAGACGAAAGTTTCGGCTCTTCAATAGAGCTCACCCCTTGAGCCTGAAGATCCTTCACGCTCAGGGTTTGAGTTTTCGCTTTTGTGGTCACGGAAACACTGGTAAGTGCTGCCGCGATGTAGGTTCTTATCCTCACATCCGCCTCTGGATAAAAGTCCAGACTGTAGAGAATAAGAAAAGGCCTCGGGAGTCAACGGAGCCACGTGTCGATATGCTTCAAATCAAATATACGAGAGCTGATGGTAAAAAAACGTCATTTGATTTGAAATACTTACCCCTAAAAAAATACCATAGAAGGCTGTTTTTAGAGTAAGTGCTCAACCAGCCAACGCGGATCGTCAATCGGAATATCGTGGCCAGCCCACGGATGCATTGTGGGTTTTAGTCCCCACTTTTCGGCAATCCTTAGCGTGCACTTTGGTGACACCAAACGATCCCCGTATGAACCCAAAAGTTGGATGTCGCCAGGAGCTTCTTCTGGAAAACGATAGCGAGATGCCGCGAAAATTTGACGAAGCATGTTTTCAATGCTCATCGGATGTTCTTTTGTGTAGGCCATCAACGGCAAGATTTCAGCTTCGCGACGCTCGTGACTGTTGGTCACCATTCCTAAAATAGTTTTCTCCCACAAAGCTTCATCGTTTTTTGCGCCCAGCAAGTTCATTGATTTGACATAATTCATTAGCAAAAAGCGCTGATAAAACGGCGAATATCCTGAAGAGCTTGTGCACACCAAGTAGGCTTTTTTGATTTCGTGCGGATACTCGCGCATCCACTCAACGGTGACCATTGCGCCGAGTGAAACGGAAAGGACGTTGAACGGCTCCCCTTTTTTAACAAACTCGGAGCGAGAGCGCAGGTCTTTGACATAATCAGAAATATTTGTCGGACTTTTTTCGCCGTTACGTGCGCCATTTCCGGGAAGATCAATCAATTCGAAATTATCCTCGGGGAAACGCTCTTTCATTTTATCAACAAAAGATCCCCAGTGGCCTACGCCACGAGCCAAGCCTCGCAATAGAATCCAATTTTTAGTTTGTGGCATACCACAACTCCCGTGCTTTTTTATCAAAGTCTTCTTTTTGCAATTCCGATAGAGCCGCCCACGCTTGCGGAGACGCTACGGCGCGAATTAAAAATTCCATCAATGTGTTGTGGCGACGAAGCGTTCGGCGCTGGCGATGACCTTTGATTGGATTAAATGGTCCTTCCGCGCGGAAAATTTGCCATGGATTTTTTTTCACCCACAACCAGGAACCCATCTCAAGACACAACGGCAGATAAGTTTTTTCTCCCCGTGCTTGAAGATGATTGTCATAAAGGTAATCCCACAGGTCTCCGTGAGTCGTGTAACTTTGCGCCTGAGGTTCGAAACGGTAAAAGTGATGAGGATAAGTGCGATCTAACAAATCTTTGAGCGAGTATGCGAGTGGAAGATCTGGAAATGGTTTGATCGTTTTCGCATAGGGAAACCAAATGCGATCTTGAAAACCAAAACCCGAGTGAACATCGATCGTCACCGCCAACGAGCTCTGTGCAATTTCTTTTTCAACGGCCGCGATCAAAGCTTGGGCTTCGATTTCCATCGGCGCTCCCACTTCACCGCGATACCAAGGAAAACGATTGCTAAAACGCTGACCACCGACCCATCGTGCGGGAGCGTCCCCTTCAACAGGAGCATTGCGCATCAGATCCACCCCGCGCGGATTGCTGCGTGTTTTTTTGTAAATACCAACAGGATTCACGGTAGGAATAAAAAACACGCGAATATCTTGCAGAGTTCTTTTGATCGTCTCATCCCACTGAGCCAGCTCCGCCAATGAATTCATCAAAGCCACACACACTTGCGCGCCAATGCGTTCAAGACCGTGCACGCCGCCTGTAAAACCCAGGACTGGTGCTTTGGGGTCTTCACTTCCGAAAGTCACTTTGTAGATGGGAAAACGCAAGGAACCAAGCTCACTGTAGGCAAGAACTTCAGAGCGGACAGAACTTCCCAGGCTCTGGATTCTTTTTTCAATTTGTTGGATCTCAGGCAATGACGTCATAGCGCTTATTGTTGGCGAAATATCCTCCAGCTCCAATGAATAACGCTCAAAGTTATGCGCCGGACCCGTTGCGCCTCCGATTTAAGAGCGGTAACCTTCGGTCATTCATTAGGAGAACTGTTTATGATGAGCCTAGAGACACTTTTGGAAAAAATGTGGGTCGACTATTGCCAAATTAATCCTGCTGCTAAACGCATTCACGATCTTTTTGTTGCGGAAGGCGAAACAGTGATTAATGACCACATTGCTCTTCGCACATTCAACCATCCGCGTTTGGGTATTGAATCTTTGGCAAAACAATTCAAAAAATACGGCTATGTTGAAAAAGGTGATTACACTTTTGTAGAGAAAAAACTCTATGCAAAACACTATGAGCATCCCAATGAAGACATGCCAAAAATCTTTATCAGCGAATTGGAACTTGAAAAGGTGTCGCCCTTCATTCGCGAAACTGTGAATAAACTTGTCGACCAACTTCCTGACTCTGAAATGGAGCGCGAAGATTTTGCGATGGCGGGACGTCCTTGGAAAATGACTCACGCTTTGTACGCTGAGCTGGCAAAAGAAAGTGAATACGCTTCCTGGGTGGCAGCTTATGGCTTCCGTCCGAACCACTTTACGATCAACATCAACAAGCTTAAAAAGTTTAACGACATCCGCGTTCTTAATGAGTTTGTTAAAAGCAAAGGCTTTGTTTTGAACTCTTCCGGCGGAGAAATCAAAGGAACGACAGCGGATTATCTAGAGCAAAGCTCGACAATGGCGTCTGAAATTCCTGTGAAGTTTGATGACGGCACTTTCAATATTCCAGGTTGCTACTATGAATTTGCGAAGCGCTACCCGCTTGAAAACGGCAAACTTTATCAGGGATTTGTTGCCAAATCCGCTGATAAAATCTTCGAAAGTACAAATAAAATGAAATAGATTGCTTAGGCAATCTTCTTGATGAGGTGGTTTAAGGTGTCTTGATCCGCCTCTTGCGTTTCCCATGTCTTGTGCGCTTGCAAGAACGTTTTCACAAGCTGGGAATCGAACTGAGTGCCAGAACATCTTTGCAGTTCTGCGTAGACCACTTCCACCGGAAGGCCTTTGCGATAAGCGCGTGTTTGCGACATCGCATCGTACGTATCAACAACTAAAATAATACGAGCTAAAAGAGGAACTTCATCCCCGCGTTTTTTGTCGGGATAGCCTGTTCCATCCACGCGTTCATGATGACCGCGAATGGCTGGCAAGATCGAAGCAAAAAATTTGTCATGACTTAAAGGATTGATGATCTGCTCACTTAGAACCGGATGACTTTGCATGATCACGTGCTCAGCATCATCTAATTTTCCAGGCTTAGAAATGATAGATTGGGGAACCCCCATCTTACCGATATCGTGAAAAAGACCTGCGAACTCCGCAAGCTTCTGCTCGTATTCATTAAGACCAGCATCGCGCGCTAATTTACGAGACATCTCACCGACTCGGCAGCAATGCGCATAAGTCGCCGGATCAACCAGCTTCAATGATTGCATTAATGCCTGCGCAGCCCCATAGGCCCACGCCGGTATGTCTCCCCAGGAAGACGACATTCTGACTCCCTTCCCCTTATATAAATTTTTCGGTTATAAACAGGTAAAACTTAAATTCGAGAAATTTTAACGTCTTGTTGTGATTCACGTTCTCATTGACAGTCTCTTTGTGGATTGAAAGACTTTAGTCTTAAGAGGGGTATATCATAATGAAACACTGGCTTCTTGCATTGGCAGTTTTGACGTTTTCTTCGGCGTCCTTCGCGCAAAAAATCAAAGTTCGTCGCGTGAAAGGCAACCAAGCCGTTATCGAGTTTTCTGGCGGTAGCCTTCAAAGCGGACAAGTTTATGAATTGGCTCCTGATGAGTTTGCTGATTCTTCGGTTTCCACAACATCTCGCAAATACGTTGTCGCTTTAAGCGCAAGCCTTATGAATACGAAATCCGATGCCGCCGGCGCACAAAATGAAACGGATCTTTCTTTAACGGGTAAGTTCGGCTGGAATTTTGGAAGCTATGAATTCGGGCCTTTGCTGACTTATGCTTCTGATCAAGTAGGAAGCATCACAACAACGTCCTACAAAGTGGGTGGCTTTGCCGACTACAACCTGATTTCAAACACACCTGGCGAGGCCTTTCTTTATGGTGTCGGCGGCACAGCTTCTATGGGACAAATTGACAGTGGTTCTGGCAGCAAAAGAGACTTGATGGATTTCTTCGTGGGACCTTTTGTGAAATGGTTCCCGACTGGCAGCAATGTCGGTTTCCGCATTGATGCCGGCTACATTTATCAAAAACAATCCGGTGGCGTTGGCAGCGATGCCACGATCTCAGGCCTTGCAACGGCTGTTGGAATTCTTGCTTACTTCTAAGTTTAAAATCGTCGGCAATAAAAAAACAAAACCCACAACAGAGTTAACCGTTGTGGGTTTTTTGTAGGCCTTAACTAAGAGCCAACTGATTACCAGTTAAAGCTGTTTTCGTCGTAACCCCAGTTAGCAAGAGCTTTTTTGTACATGCCCTTCATGAATTTTTGAGCTTGGTGAGGTTTCAAACCCAATTCAGACGCAGATCTGTTAGTCAAATCTTGCATAGAAGAGCTGTCACCCATTGCCAAGTCTTTCGCAGCAGCTAGAGCGTCAGAGAACTGAACACCGAAAACAGCTTTGAAAGTTTTGTCCATGTCTTTTTCAGAAGTCGTACCGCGCTCAGCAGCAGCTACCGCCCAAGAGTTCAATGCA
This region of Bdellovibrio sp. BCCA genomic DNA includes:
- a CDS encoding alpha/beta fold hydrolase, coding for MPQTKNWILLRGLARGVGHWGSFVDKMKERFPEDNFELIDLPGNGARNGEKSPTNISDYVKDLRSRSEFVKKGEPFNVLSVSLGAMVTVEWMREYPHEIKKAYLVCTSSSGYSPFYQRFLLMNYVKSMNLLGAKNDEALWEKTILGMVTNSHERREAEILPLMAYTKEHPMSIENMLRQIFAASRYRFPEEAPGDIQLLGSYGDRLVSPKCTLRIAEKWGLKPTMHPWAGHDIPIDDPRWLVEHLL
- a CDS encoding DUF1338 domain-containing protein; translated protein: MMSLETLLEKMWVDYCQINPAAKRIHDLFVAEGETVINDHIALRTFNHPRLGIESLAKQFKKYGYVEKGDYTFVEKKLYAKHYEHPNEDMPKIFISELELEKVSPFIRETVNKLVDQLPDSEMEREDFAMAGRPWKMTHALYAELAKESEYASWVAAYGFRPNHFTININKLKKFNDIRVLNEFVKSKGFVLNSSGGEIKGTTADYLEQSSTMASEIPVKFDDGTFNIPGCYYEFAKRYPLENGKLYQGFVAKSADKIFESTNKMK
- a CDS encoding M14 family zinc carboxypeptidase, which translates into the protein MTSLPEIQQIEKRIQSLGSSVRSEVLAYSELGSLRFPIYKVTFGSEDPKAPVLGFTGGVHGLERIGAQVCVALMNSLAELAQWDETIKRTLQDIRVFFIPTVNPVGIYKKTRSNPRGVDLMRNAPVEGDAPARWVGGQRFSNRFPWYRGEVGAPMEIEAQALIAAVEKEIAQSSLAVTIDVHSGFGFQDRIWFPYAKTIKPFPDLPLAYSLKDLLDRTYPHHFYRFEPQAQSYTTHGDLWDYLYDNHLQARGEKTYLPLCLEMGSWLWVKKNPWQIFRAEGPFNPIKGHRQRRTLRRHNTLMEFLIRAVASPQAWAALSELQKEDFDKKARELWYATN
- a CDS encoding HD-GYP domain-containing protein — protein: MSSSWGDIPAWAYGAAQALMQSLKLVDPATYAHCCRVGEMSRKLARDAGLNEYEQKLAEFAGLFHDIGKMGVPQSIISKPGKLDDAEHVIMQSHPVLSEQIINPLSHDKFFASILPAIRGHHERVDGTGYPDKKRGDEVPLLARIILVVDTYDAMSQTRAYRKGLPVEVVYAELQRCSGTQFDSQLVKTFLQAHKTWETQEADQDTLNHLIKKIA
- a CDS encoding transposase, which translates into the protein MRIRTYIAAALTSVSVTTKAKTQTLSVKDLQAQGVSSIEEPKLSSSPAQVYGQIRMEGMQYFTPIPESPQLSFSQLLSARLSALKETSWIDMAADISGGTFFSRGQSHFVVHEAYLASHGNTPFKTFLGRKKKDWSEMDRRWQLGLWQPKFAIDTLRPEEQGLTGLFVDYNTQGWEILGFATPVFIPSMGPDIREEGGGLVSDSRWYRAPSRNYDFNNHINTISYELDIPDMAKLVGNGGVGFMGRLGNKENGPWIVASAGYMPVNELILKRKNFKDVSEDKVDVTVSPDVGYHGIYSLDIGYAFSNLKASLSYLQDEPKEKLPEVDWSIQSLKPIKAYSAAFDFSLANIFTKTLAFQLEYLKVDGGGIKDVLSNGSPDDFTLFDQRLKFTNALSFRVEGQLASFFRRPFVTRFKYLYDYDQRGSLLNTEFLYYPSQKWAVVMGGDILGVQDESYNPSSFLNQYRANDRVYGGMTYVF